A genomic region of Oryza glaberrima chromosome 1, OglaRS2, whole genome shotgun sequence contains the following coding sequences:
- the LOC127764135 gene encoding probable disease resistance RPP8-like protein 2 produces the protein MNMLVPAAVSDIAYRLTTFAIKKYQQLPDAEVALETLNRLLLRAQTIIEEAEGKCIANEGMLHQLQMLIEGMYRGHYLLDRYKYPALQEDRKDEEVSHVYSFSKFNPAKRLRFSSHRRTLCFGSNSIKELQGMIATIEKGISDMMNLVVFLRNYRVVHHQPRDTYSVLENCMFGRQMEHEQVLSFLLQTDGLGDEDFPVLPIIGPRKCGKSTLVEHACRDYRVRNHYSLILFLRGNNLKDARVANLRENGVVKHQNYSSCKRLLIIIELACDISEQAWQSLKSSMSCWARGSKIIITSRSDKIENLGTTAAIRLDLLHPEAYWYFFKKLAFGSRDPDEHPKLASVAMEIATEYSGSFLAAYTIGGLLRDNFNAQFWCSTLKYLRAYIRNQLRLHGDHPNNLLLKGQWVHCLRFAEASNPPWMSDYYETDSCPDQAPNISDIMLGSATPRGRFEALGWKSRMAPYYSYMICCSTEAPGHAVGRKKRSYDRFLV, from the coding sequence ATGAATATGCTGGTTCCTGCAGCCGTAAGTGATATTGCCTATAGACTTACAACCTTTGCCATCAAGAAATATCAGCAACTGCCAGATGCTGAGGTGGCTCTGGAGACACTAAACCGACTGCTACTAAGAGCCCAGACCATCATTGAGGAGGCAGAGGGAAAGTGTATTGCCAATGAAGGGATGCTCCATCAGTTGCAGATGTTAATAGAGGGGATGTACAGAGGCCACTACTTGCTTGATAGGTATAAATATCCAGCCCTTCAAGAGGACAGAAAGGATGAGGAGGTGAGTCATGTCTATTCATTTTCTAAGTTCAATCCAGCCAAGCGTCTTCGTTTCTCCAGTCATAGAAGAACACTGTGTTTTGGTAGTAACAGCATAAAAGAGCTACAAGGAATGATTGCTACCATAGAAAAAGGCATTTCTGACATGATGAATCTTGTTGTATTTTTGAGGAATTATCGAGTAGTGCACCACCAGCCTCGTGACACATATTCAGTTTTGGAAAATTGCATGTTTGGCCGTCAAATGGAACATGAGCAGGTGCTCAGTTTCTTGCTGCAAACAGATGGTCTTGGTGATGAAGATTTTCCTGTGCTTCCAATAATTGGTCCAAGAAAATGTGGGAAAAGCACTCTAGTCGAGCATGCTTGTCGTGATTATAGGGTGCGCAATCACTACTCTTTGATTTTGTTCCTTAGAGGAAATAACCTGAAGGATGCAAGAGTGGCAAATCTGAGAGAGAATGGTGTAGTGAAGCACCAAAACTATTCTTCATGCAAAAGGTTGCTGATAATTATTGAGCTAGCTTGCGATATCAGTGAACAAGCATGGCAAAGCTTAAAATCTTCGATGAGTTGCTGGGCCCGTGGGAGCAAAATAATCATCACCAGCAGGTCAGATAAGATCGAGAATCTGGGAACAACAGCAGCTATTCGGCTGGACCTCTTGCATCCAGAAGCCTACTGGTATTTCTTCAAGAAGCTTGCATTTGGAAGCAGAGACCCGGATGAGCACCCGAAGCTTGCTTCGGTAGCCATGGAGATTGCAACGGAGTACAGCGGGTCCTTTCTGGCTGCATACACCATTGGTGGATTACTGAGGGATAATTTCAATGCCCAGTTCTGGTGCTCTACTCTGAAGTACCTGAGGGCATACATACGCAACCAGCTCCGTTTGCATGGTGATCACCCTAACAATCTCTTACTGAAGGGCCAATGGGTGCATTGCTTGAGATTTGCAGAGGCCAGCAATCCTCCGTGGATGTCTGATTACTATGAGACGGACTCCTGTCCGGACCAGGCTCCCAATATCTCGGACATCATGCTGGGAAGCGCCACACCTCGCGGGAGATTCGAGGCTCTAGGATGGAAGTCCAGGATGGCGCCTTACTACAGCTACATGATATGCTGCAGCACGGAGGCGCCAGGGCATGCGGTGGGCAGGAAGAAGCGCAGCTACGACCGGTTTTTGGTGTAG
- the LOC127764526 gene encoding probable starch synthase 4, chloroplastic/amyloplastic isoform X1 translates to MAACGAAAAEYSALLSLSCGPITRRRFAVSCRARPPGNLSAQQKKKRGKNIAPKQRSSNAKLLLTTEENGQLPSTSLRTSMERPQKSTSSEDDTNGAISQIDEKITAIGNEQQERSKDKHFESDFQLEDFGEMIQNMEKNILLLNQARLQAIEDVDKILTEKEALQKKVDTLEMNLSKALATKGNINTDIPGDHLEKFTKEILIESALSGGNPAHLCESPLFMELTVLKEENMLLKADAQFLKAKIVEFAETEEFLFKLEKERSLLDATVRELEARFLVAQTDIWKVVPLQYDVWMEKVENLQHMLGCLKNHVEKYAALLDQHDDLHDKIDELEASLKEGKTSEFSPYVVELLQQKLKAAKSRHQAGHQETNTHIQVYQQLTEEFQDNLGRLTEESGRLEHSANSMPSEFWSHILLMIDGWFLERKIPNTDARMLREMAWKRDDRICEAYFACKGAKESDVMETFLKLMLSGNSQCSSGLHIVHIAAEMAPVAKVGGLADVVAGLGKALQTKGHLVEIVLPKYDCMQLDQITNLKVLDVVIQSYFDGNLFSNNVWTGTVEGLPVYFIEPQHPSKFFWRAQYYGEHDDFKRYSYFSRAALELLYQSGKKIDIIHCHDWQTAFVAPLYWDIYATRGFSSARICFTCHNFEYQGTAPAPDLSYCGLDVEQLDRPDRMQDNAHGRINVAKGGIVYSNIVTTVSPTYALEVRSEGGRGLQDTLKMHSRKFVGILNGIDTGTWNPSTDRFLAVQYSATDLQGKAANKAFLRKQLGLYSEDASQPLVACITRLVPQKGLHLIRHAIYKTAELGGQFVLLGSSPVPHIQREFEGVADQFQKNNNIRLILKYDEALSHCIYAASDMFIIPSMFEPCGLTQMIAMRYGSVPIVRQTGGLCDSVFDFDDETIPVELRNGFTFARTDEQDLSSCLERAFSYYSRKPMVWKQLVQKDMQIDFSWDSPASQYENLYQSAVAQARGAAQT, encoded by the exons ATGGCGGCttgcggcgccgcggcggcggagtatTCAGCTCTCCTGTCCCTCTCATGTGGGCCTATCACTCGCCGCCGTTTCGCCGTCTCCTGCCGCGCTCGACCGCCCGGCAACCTCAG TGCACAGCAGAAGAAGAAGCGAGGGAAAAACATTGCTCCAAAACAGCGCTCTTCAAATGCAAAACTCTTGCTTACTACTGAGGAAAATGGACAGCTTCCAAGTACCAGTTTGAGGACTTCTATGGAACGTCCTCAGAAGAGTACATCCAGTGAGGACGATACCAATGGGGCTATTAGCCAGATAGATGAAAAAATTACAGCCATTGGTAATGAACAGCAAGAG AGGTCAAAGGATAAACATTTCGAATCAGACTTTCAACTTGAAGATTTTGGGGAAATGATACAAAACATGGAAAAGA ATATTCTGCTCCTAAATCAAGCTCGTCTTCAAGCAATTGAAGATGTTGACAAAATTCTTACTGAAAAGGAAGCTTTGCAGAAAAAGGTTGACACTCTAGAGATGAATTTGTcaaaagcacttgcaaccaaaggGAACATAAATACAGATATCCCTGGTGATCATTTAGAGAAATTTACAAAAGAAATTTTGATAGAAAGTGCTCTAAGTGGAGGCAATCCAGCACATTTGTGTGAGTCTCCACTTTTCATGGAGCTGACTGTTCTAAAAGAAGAGAATATGCTACTTAAGGCTGACGCACAATTTCTTAAAGCAAAGATTGTTGAGTTTGCTGAAACAGAGGAATTCCTATTCAAATTGGAGAAAGAAAGGTCACTGTTAGACGCTACAGTTAGGGAGCTGGAAGCTAGGTTTCTAGTTGCTCAAACTGATATCTGGAAAGTTGTCCCTCTGCAATATGATGTTTGGATGGAGAAAGTAGAAAATCTGCAACACATGCTTGGATGTTTGAAAAATCATGTAGAGAAGTATGCTGCATTGTTGGATCAGCATGATGATCTGCATGACAAGATTGATGAGCTAGAAGCATCACTAAAAGAAGGGAAAACATCTGAGTTTTCTCCTTATGTTGTTGAACTTCTGcaacagaagttgaaagcagCAAAAAGCCGTCACCAAGCAGGCCATCAAGAAACAAACACTCACATTCAAGTATATCAGCAGTTAACTGAGGAATTTCAAGATAACCTTGGTAGACTAACAGAAGAAAGTGGCAGACTGGAGCATTCTGCGAATAGTATGCCATCAGAATTCTGGAGTCACATCCTGCTCATGATTGATGGTTGGTTCCTTGAGCGGAAAATACCAAATACTGATGCACGTATGCTGAGAGAAATGGCATGGAAGAGAGATGACCGTATCTGTGAAGCCTACTTTGCTTGCAAGGGTGCAAAAGAAAGTGATGTTATGGAAACTTTCCTAAAGCTAATGTTATCAGGAAACAG TCAATGCAGTTCTGGCTTGCACATTGTCCATATAGCAGCAGAGATGGCTCCAGTGGCAAAG GTTGGCGGTCTGGCAGATGTAGTTGCTGGTCTTGGCAAGGCACTTCAGACTAAGGGACATTTAGTAGAGATTGTTCTTCCCAAATACGACTGTATGCAACTTGACCAGATTACTAATCTTAAG GTTTTAGATGTTGTCATACAATCCTATTTTGATGGAAATCTATTCAGCAACAACGTGTGGACAGGAACTGTTGAAG GTCTTCCAGTCTATTTTATTGAGCCACAGCATCCTTCAAAATTCTTCTGGAGGGCCCAATACTATGGAGAGCATGATGATTTTAAACGTTATTCATACTTTAGCCGTGCAGCACTGGAATTACTTTACCAATCTGGGAAGAAAATTGATATAATCCACTGCCATGACTGGCAAACTGCATTTGTT GCACCTCTATATTGGGATATATATGCAACTCGAGGCTTCAGCTCAGCTAGAATTTGTTTCACTTGCCACAACTTCGAATACCAAGGTACAGCACCTGCTCCTGATTTATCATATTGCGGCCTTGATGTTGAGCAGTTGGATAGACCAGACAGGATGCAAGACAATGCACATGGAAGAATAAATGTTGCCAAG GGTGGAATTGTTTATTCCAATATTGTGACAACTGTATCACCAACATATGCTTTAGAAGTGCGCTCAGAG GGTGGTCGTGGTCTCCAAGATACACTTAAAATGCATTCCAGGAAATTTGTGGGGATACTTAATGGAATCGACACAGGAACATGGAACCCTTCCACAGACAGATTTCTTGCTGTGCAATATAGTGCTACTGATCTTCAGGGGAAAGCAGCAAACAAAGCATTTCTCAGGAAGCAGCTAGGGCTGTATTCTGAGGATGCCTCTCAACCACTG GTAGCCTGCATTACGAGGCTAGTTCCTCAAAAGGGTCTACATCTTATCAGGCATGCAATATACAAAACAGCTGAGTTAGGAGGACAGTTTGTACTCCTGGGTTCAAGTCCAGTTCCACATATTCAG AGGGAATTTGAGGGTGTTGCAGACCAATTCCAGAAGAATAACAATATTAGGTTAATTCTGAAATATGATGAAGCTTTGTCTCATTGTATTTATGCGGCATCTGACATGTTTATCATTCCATCAATGTTTGAGCCTTGTGGCCTTACTCAG ATGATAGCTATGAGATATGGTTCTGTGCCAATTGTTCGACAAACTGGTGGATTGTGTGATAG TGTTTTTGATTTTGATGATGAAACTATACCTGTGGAGCTGCGGAATGGCTTTACATTTGCTAGGACAGATGAGCAG GATCTAAGCAGTTGCTTGGAAAGGGCATTCAGCTACTACAGCAGAAAACCTATGGTTTGGAAACAGTTAGTGCAGAAGGATATGCAGATTGATTTCAGCTGGGATTCTCCAGCTTCACAGTACGAAAACCTTTATCAGAGTGCTGTTGCTCAGGCAAGGGGAGCGGCTCAAACATAA
- the LOC127764526 gene encoding probable starch synthase 4, chloroplastic/amyloplastic isoform X3: MIQNMEKNILLLNQARLQAIEDVDKILTEKEALQKKVDTLEMNLSKALATKGNINTDIPGDHLEKFTKEILIESALSGGNPAHLCESPLFMELTVLKEENMLLKADAQFLKAKIVEFAETEEFLFKLEKERSLLDATVRELEARFLVAQTDIWKVVPLQYDVWMEKVENLQHMLGCLKNHVEKYAALLDQHDDLHDKIDELEASLKEGKTSEFSPYVVELLQQKLKAAKSRHQAGHQETNTHIQVYQQLTEEFQDNLGRLTEESGRLEHSANSMPSEFWSHILLMIDGWFLERKIPNTDARMLREMAWKRDDRICEAYFACKGAKESDVMETFLKLMLSGNSQCSSGLHIVHIAAEMAPVAKVGGLADVVAGLGKALQTKGHLVEIVLPKYDCMQLDQITNLKVLDVVIQSYFDGNLFSNNVWTGTVEGLPVYFIEPQHPSKFFWRAQYYGEHDDFKRYSYFSRAALELLYQSGKKIDIIHCHDWQTAFVAPLYWDIYATRGFSSARICFTCHNFEYQGTAPAPDLSYCGLDVEQLDRPDRMQDNAHGRINVAKGGIVYSNIVTTVSPTYALEVRSEGGRGLQDTLKMHSRKFVGILNGIDTGTWNPSTDRFLAVQYSATDLQGKAANKAFLRKQLGLYSEDASQPLVACITRLVPQKGLHLIRHAIYKTAELGGQFVLLGSSPVPHIQREFEGVADQFQKNNNIRLILKYDEALSHCIYAASDMFIIPSMFEPCGLTQMIAMRYGSVPIVRQTGGLCDSVFDFDDETIPVELRNGFTFARTDEQDLSSCLERAFSYYSRKPMVWKQLVQKDMQIDFSWDSPASQYENLYQSAVAQARGAAQT; the protein is encoded by the exons ATGATACAAAACATGGAAAAGA ATATTCTGCTCCTAAATCAAGCTCGTCTTCAAGCAATTGAAGATGTTGACAAAATTCTTACTGAAAAGGAAGCTTTGCAGAAAAAGGTTGACACTCTAGAGATGAATTTGTcaaaagcacttgcaaccaaaggGAACATAAATACAGATATCCCTGGTGATCATTTAGAGAAATTTACAAAAGAAATTTTGATAGAAAGTGCTCTAAGTGGAGGCAATCCAGCACATTTGTGTGAGTCTCCACTTTTCATGGAGCTGACTGTTCTAAAAGAAGAGAATATGCTACTTAAGGCTGACGCACAATTTCTTAAAGCAAAGATTGTTGAGTTTGCTGAAACAGAGGAATTCCTATTCAAATTGGAGAAAGAAAGGTCACTGTTAGACGCTACAGTTAGGGAGCTGGAAGCTAGGTTTCTAGTTGCTCAAACTGATATCTGGAAAGTTGTCCCTCTGCAATATGATGTTTGGATGGAGAAAGTAGAAAATCTGCAACACATGCTTGGATGTTTGAAAAATCATGTAGAGAAGTATGCTGCATTGTTGGATCAGCATGATGATCTGCATGACAAGATTGATGAGCTAGAAGCATCACTAAAAGAAGGGAAAACATCTGAGTTTTCTCCTTATGTTGTTGAACTTCTGcaacagaagttgaaagcagCAAAAAGCCGTCACCAAGCAGGCCATCAAGAAACAAACACTCACATTCAAGTATATCAGCAGTTAACTGAGGAATTTCAAGATAACCTTGGTAGACTAACAGAAGAAAGTGGCAGACTGGAGCATTCTGCGAATAGTATGCCATCAGAATTCTGGAGTCACATCCTGCTCATGATTGATGGTTGGTTCCTTGAGCGGAAAATACCAAATACTGATGCACGTATGCTGAGAGAAATGGCATGGAAGAGAGATGACCGTATCTGTGAAGCCTACTTTGCTTGCAAGGGTGCAAAAGAAAGTGATGTTATGGAAACTTTCCTAAAGCTAATGTTATCAGGAAACAG TCAATGCAGTTCTGGCTTGCACATTGTCCATATAGCAGCAGAGATGGCTCCAGTGGCAAAG GTTGGCGGTCTGGCAGATGTAGTTGCTGGTCTTGGCAAGGCACTTCAGACTAAGGGACATTTAGTAGAGATTGTTCTTCCCAAATACGACTGTATGCAACTTGACCAGATTACTAATCTTAAG GTTTTAGATGTTGTCATACAATCCTATTTTGATGGAAATCTATTCAGCAACAACGTGTGGACAGGAACTGTTGAAG GTCTTCCAGTCTATTTTATTGAGCCACAGCATCCTTCAAAATTCTTCTGGAGGGCCCAATACTATGGAGAGCATGATGATTTTAAACGTTATTCATACTTTAGCCGTGCAGCACTGGAATTACTTTACCAATCTGGGAAGAAAATTGATATAATCCACTGCCATGACTGGCAAACTGCATTTGTT GCACCTCTATATTGGGATATATATGCAACTCGAGGCTTCAGCTCAGCTAGAATTTGTTTCACTTGCCACAACTTCGAATACCAAGGTACAGCACCTGCTCCTGATTTATCATATTGCGGCCTTGATGTTGAGCAGTTGGATAGACCAGACAGGATGCAAGACAATGCACATGGAAGAATAAATGTTGCCAAG GGTGGAATTGTTTATTCCAATATTGTGACAACTGTATCACCAACATATGCTTTAGAAGTGCGCTCAGAG GGTGGTCGTGGTCTCCAAGATACACTTAAAATGCATTCCAGGAAATTTGTGGGGATACTTAATGGAATCGACACAGGAACATGGAACCCTTCCACAGACAGATTTCTTGCTGTGCAATATAGTGCTACTGATCTTCAGGGGAAAGCAGCAAACAAAGCATTTCTCAGGAAGCAGCTAGGGCTGTATTCTGAGGATGCCTCTCAACCACTG GTAGCCTGCATTACGAGGCTAGTTCCTCAAAAGGGTCTACATCTTATCAGGCATGCAATATACAAAACAGCTGAGTTAGGAGGACAGTTTGTACTCCTGGGTTCAAGTCCAGTTCCACATATTCAG AGGGAATTTGAGGGTGTTGCAGACCAATTCCAGAAGAATAACAATATTAGGTTAATTCTGAAATATGATGAAGCTTTGTCTCATTGTATTTATGCGGCATCTGACATGTTTATCATTCCATCAATGTTTGAGCCTTGTGGCCTTACTCAG ATGATAGCTATGAGATATGGTTCTGTGCCAATTGTTCGACAAACTGGTGGATTGTGTGATAG TGTTTTTGATTTTGATGATGAAACTATACCTGTGGAGCTGCGGAATGGCTTTACATTTGCTAGGACAGATGAGCAG GATCTAAGCAGTTGCTTGGAAAGGGCATTCAGCTACTACAGCAGAAAACCTATGGTTTGGAAACAGTTAGTGCAGAAGGATATGCAGATTGATTTCAGCTGGGATTCTCCAGCTTCACAGTACGAAAACCTTTATCAGAGTGCTGTTGCTCAGGCAAGGGGAGCGGCTCAAACATAA
- the LOC127764526 gene encoding probable starch synthase 4, chloroplastic/amyloplastic isoform X2 yields MAACGAAAAEYSALLSLSCGPITRRRFAVSCRARPPGNLSAQQKKKRGKNIAPKQRSSNAKLLLTTEENGQLPSTSLRTSMERPQKSTSSEDDTNGAISQIDEKITAIGNEQQERSKDKHFESDFQLEDFGEMIQNMEKNILLLNQARLQAIEDVDKILTEKEALQKKVDTLEMNLSKALATKGNINTDIPGDHLEKFTKEILIESALSGGNPAHLCESPLFMELTVLKEENMLLKADAQFLKAKIVEFAETEEFLFKLEKERSLLDATVRELEARFLVAQTDIWKVVPLQYDVWMEKVENLQHMLGCLKNHVEKYAALLDQHDDLHDKIDELEASLKEGKTSEFSPYVVELLQQKLKAAKSRHQAGHQETNTHIQVYQQLTEEFQDNLGRLTEESGRLEHSANSMPSEFWSHILLMIDGWFLERKIPNTDARMLREMAWKRDDRICEAYFACKGAKESDVMETFLKLMLSGNSSGLHIVHIAAEMAPVAKVGGLADVVAGLGKALQTKGHLVEIVLPKYDCMQLDQITNLKVLDVVIQSYFDGNLFSNNVWTGTVEGLPVYFIEPQHPSKFFWRAQYYGEHDDFKRYSYFSRAALELLYQSGKKIDIIHCHDWQTAFVAPLYWDIYATRGFSSARICFTCHNFEYQGTAPAPDLSYCGLDVEQLDRPDRMQDNAHGRINVAKGGIVYSNIVTTVSPTYALEVRSEGGRGLQDTLKMHSRKFVGILNGIDTGTWNPSTDRFLAVQYSATDLQGKAANKAFLRKQLGLYSEDASQPLVACITRLVPQKGLHLIRHAIYKTAELGGQFVLLGSSPVPHIQREFEGVADQFQKNNNIRLILKYDEALSHCIYAASDMFIIPSMFEPCGLTQMIAMRYGSVPIVRQTGGLCDSVFDFDDETIPVELRNGFTFARTDEQDLSSCLERAFSYYSRKPMVWKQLVQKDMQIDFSWDSPASQYENLYQSAVAQARGAAQT; encoded by the exons ATGGCGGCttgcggcgccgcggcggcggagtatTCAGCTCTCCTGTCCCTCTCATGTGGGCCTATCACTCGCCGCCGTTTCGCCGTCTCCTGCCGCGCTCGACCGCCCGGCAACCTCAG TGCACAGCAGAAGAAGAAGCGAGGGAAAAACATTGCTCCAAAACAGCGCTCTTCAAATGCAAAACTCTTGCTTACTACTGAGGAAAATGGACAGCTTCCAAGTACCAGTTTGAGGACTTCTATGGAACGTCCTCAGAAGAGTACATCCAGTGAGGACGATACCAATGGGGCTATTAGCCAGATAGATGAAAAAATTACAGCCATTGGTAATGAACAGCAAGAG AGGTCAAAGGATAAACATTTCGAATCAGACTTTCAACTTGAAGATTTTGGGGAAATGATACAAAACATGGAAAAGA ATATTCTGCTCCTAAATCAAGCTCGTCTTCAAGCAATTGAAGATGTTGACAAAATTCTTACTGAAAAGGAAGCTTTGCAGAAAAAGGTTGACACTCTAGAGATGAATTTGTcaaaagcacttgcaaccaaaggGAACATAAATACAGATATCCCTGGTGATCATTTAGAGAAATTTACAAAAGAAATTTTGATAGAAAGTGCTCTAAGTGGAGGCAATCCAGCACATTTGTGTGAGTCTCCACTTTTCATGGAGCTGACTGTTCTAAAAGAAGAGAATATGCTACTTAAGGCTGACGCACAATTTCTTAAAGCAAAGATTGTTGAGTTTGCTGAAACAGAGGAATTCCTATTCAAATTGGAGAAAGAAAGGTCACTGTTAGACGCTACAGTTAGGGAGCTGGAAGCTAGGTTTCTAGTTGCTCAAACTGATATCTGGAAAGTTGTCCCTCTGCAATATGATGTTTGGATGGAGAAAGTAGAAAATCTGCAACACATGCTTGGATGTTTGAAAAATCATGTAGAGAAGTATGCTGCATTGTTGGATCAGCATGATGATCTGCATGACAAGATTGATGAGCTAGAAGCATCACTAAAAGAAGGGAAAACATCTGAGTTTTCTCCTTATGTTGTTGAACTTCTGcaacagaagttgaaagcagCAAAAAGCCGTCACCAAGCAGGCCATCAAGAAACAAACACTCACATTCAAGTATATCAGCAGTTAACTGAGGAATTTCAAGATAACCTTGGTAGACTAACAGAAGAAAGTGGCAGACTGGAGCATTCTGCGAATAGTATGCCATCAGAATTCTGGAGTCACATCCTGCTCATGATTGATGGTTGGTTCCTTGAGCGGAAAATACCAAATACTGATGCACGTATGCTGAGAGAAATGGCATGGAAGAGAGATGACCGTATCTGTGAAGCCTACTTTGCTTGCAAGGGTGCAAAAGAAAGTGATGTTATGGAAACTTTCCTAAAGCTAATGTTATCAGGAAACAG TTCTGGCTTGCACATTGTCCATATAGCAGCAGAGATGGCTCCAGTGGCAAAG GTTGGCGGTCTGGCAGATGTAGTTGCTGGTCTTGGCAAGGCACTTCAGACTAAGGGACATTTAGTAGAGATTGTTCTTCCCAAATACGACTGTATGCAACTTGACCAGATTACTAATCTTAAG GTTTTAGATGTTGTCATACAATCCTATTTTGATGGAAATCTATTCAGCAACAACGTGTGGACAGGAACTGTTGAAG GTCTTCCAGTCTATTTTATTGAGCCACAGCATCCTTCAAAATTCTTCTGGAGGGCCCAATACTATGGAGAGCATGATGATTTTAAACGTTATTCATACTTTAGCCGTGCAGCACTGGAATTACTTTACCAATCTGGGAAGAAAATTGATATAATCCACTGCCATGACTGGCAAACTGCATTTGTT GCACCTCTATATTGGGATATATATGCAACTCGAGGCTTCAGCTCAGCTAGAATTTGTTTCACTTGCCACAACTTCGAATACCAAGGTACAGCACCTGCTCCTGATTTATCATATTGCGGCCTTGATGTTGAGCAGTTGGATAGACCAGACAGGATGCAAGACAATGCACATGGAAGAATAAATGTTGCCAAG GGTGGAATTGTTTATTCCAATATTGTGACAACTGTATCACCAACATATGCTTTAGAAGTGCGCTCAGAG GGTGGTCGTGGTCTCCAAGATACACTTAAAATGCATTCCAGGAAATTTGTGGGGATACTTAATGGAATCGACACAGGAACATGGAACCCTTCCACAGACAGATTTCTTGCTGTGCAATATAGTGCTACTGATCTTCAGGGGAAAGCAGCAAACAAAGCATTTCTCAGGAAGCAGCTAGGGCTGTATTCTGAGGATGCCTCTCAACCACTG GTAGCCTGCATTACGAGGCTAGTTCCTCAAAAGGGTCTACATCTTATCAGGCATGCAATATACAAAACAGCTGAGTTAGGAGGACAGTTTGTACTCCTGGGTTCAAGTCCAGTTCCACATATTCAG AGGGAATTTGAGGGTGTTGCAGACCAATTCCAGAAGAATAACAATATTAGGTTAATTCTGAAATATGATGAAGCTTTGTCTCATTGTATTTATGCGGCATCTGACATGTTTATCATTCCATCAATGTTTGAGCCTTGTGGCCTTACTCAG ATGATAGCTATGAGATATGGTTCTGTGCCAATTGTTCGACAAACTGGTGGATTGTGTGATAG TGTTTTTGATTTTGATGATGAAACTATACCTGTGGAGCTGCGGAATGGCTTTACATTTGCTAGGACAGATGAGCAG GATCTAAGCAGTTGCTTGGAAAGGGCATTCAGCTACTACAGCAGAAAACCTATGGTTTGGAAACAGTTAGTGCAGAAGGATATGCAGATTGATTTCAGCTGGGATTCTCCAGCTTCACAGTACGAAAACCTTTATCAGAGTGCTGTTGCTCAGGCAAGGGGAGCGGCTCAAACATAA
- the LOC127764208 gene encoding probable serine acetyltransferase 1 gives MTAGQPLRDDPQPRRHSPPALHPAVVPAYPPPESDADESWVWSQIKAEARRDADAEPALASFLYATVLSHPSLDRSLAFHLANKLCSSTLLSTLLYDLFVASLAAHPTLRAAVVADLLAARSRDPACVGFSHCLLNYKGFLAIQAQRVAHVLWAQDRRALALALQSRVAEVFAVDIHPAAAIGKGVLLDHATGVVIGETAVIGDNVSILHHVTLGGTGKAVGDRHPKIGDGVLIGAGATILGNVRIGAGAKIGAGSLVLIDVPPRTTAVGNPARLLGGKKGDDMPGESMDHTSFIQQWSDYSI, from the coding sequence atgactgCGGGCCAGCCTCTCCGGGACGATCCCCAGCCACGCCGGCACAGCCCGCCGGCGCTCCACCCGGCCGTCGTGCCGGCGTACCCGCCCCCGGAGTCGGACGCCGACGAGTCGTGGGTCTGGTCCCAGATCAAGGCCGAGGCgcgccgcgacgccgacgccgagccggCGCTCGCGTCGTTCCTCTACGCCACCGTGCTCTCCCACCCCTCCCTCGACCGCTCGCTCGCCTTCCACCTCGCCAACAAGCTCTGCTCCTCCACGCTGCTCTCCACGCTCCTCTACGACCTCTtcgtcgcctccctcgccgcgcaccccaccctccgcgccgccgtcgtcgccgacctcctcgccgcgcgctcCAGGGACCCCGCCTGCGTCGGCTTCTCCCACTGCCTCCTCAACTACAAGGGCTTCCTCGCCATCCAGGCCCAGCGCGTCGCGCACGTGCTCTGGGCGCAGGACCGCCGCGCCCTCGCGCTCGCGCTCCAGTCCCGCGTCGCCGAGGTGTTCGCCGTCGAcatccaccccgccgccgcgatcGGCAAGGGCGTCCTCCTCGACCACGCCACGGGCGTCGTCATCGGAGAGACCGCCGTCATCGGCGACAACGTCTCCATCCTCCACCACGTCACGCTGGGCGGGACAGGCAAGGCCGTGGGCGACCGGCACCCCAAgatcggcgacggcgtcctCATTGGCGCCGGCGCGACGATCCTCGGCAATGTCAGGATCGGCGCCGGGGCCAAGATCGGGGCCGGGTCGCTGGTGCTCATCGACGTGCCGCCGAGGACCACGGCGGTGGGGAATCCGGCGAGGCTGCTCGGCGGGAAGAAGGGCGACGACATGCCGGGTGAATCCATGGACCACACCTCCTTCATCCAGCAATGGTCGGACTACAGCATCTGA